A window of Clostridium sp. 'White wine YQ' contains these coding sequences:
- a CDS encoding response regulator: MKTILVVDDTKNIREMLKTFLEIEGYKVFEAKNAEEAIEIFNNHQIDLMFTDIKLPNVSGTELLKQIKKMNKSTTVIVMTAFGTIKNAVECTKFGAAAYLQKPFTTKRIKSVLDEVLRKHTIKKDVNSYLVLSKKLIDESDYFKAEEVLNKALSIDKENKEIYLLISQIAELQGNFEKAKKFISMAEILGDG, encoded by the coding sequence ATGAAAACTATTTTAGTAGTAGATGATACTAAAAATATTAGAGAAATGCTAAAAACCTTTTTAGAAATAGAAGGATATAAGGTTTTTGAGGCAAAAAATGCTGAAGAGGCAATAGAAATATTTAATAACCATCAAATTGACTTAATGTTTACAGATATAAAACTTCCAAATGTATCAGGAACAGAGCTTTTAAAACAAATTAAAAAAATGAATAAATCAACAACAGTTATTGTGATGACTGCATTTGGAACAATAAAGAATGCTGTAGAATGCACTAAATTCGGGGCTGCTGCTTATCTTCAGAAACCTTTCACAACTAAAAGAATTAAATCAGTTTTAGACGAAGTTTTAAGAAAACATACTATAAAAAAAGATGTTAACTCATACTTAGTTTTATCTAAAAAGTTGATAGATGAAAGTGACTATTTTAAAGCAGAAGAAGTTTTAAATAAAGCTCTATCTATAGATAAGGAAAATAAAGAAATCTACCTATTAATAAGTCAGATTGCTGAGCTTCAAGGAAATTTTGAAAAAGCGAAAAAGTTTATTTCTATGGCTGAAATACTTGGGGACGGTTAA
- the thrC gene encoding threonine synthase — translation MLFKSTRGGEDNVSSSEAILKGIAKDGGLFVPSSFPEVYSKLKDKVDYGYEELAEKIIGQYFTDIPNEDLVRAISDAYKGRFNVEVKNGFLELYHGPTSAFKDAALLFLPQIMKKAKKVINFKNEIVILTATSGDTGKAALEGFSGVEGFKVVVYYPKSGVSEVQEKQMRTQRGNNVYVVAIEGNFDDAQRGVKTIFSNKDLKEDLEKSNISLSSANSINIGRLVPQIVYYFYGYFKLIRQGEIKEGDNINVAVPTGNFGNILAAYYAKQMGLPIDKLICASNENNVLTDFFKEGTYDKNRELILTESPSMDILVSSNLERLLYELSGRNSEKVEELMNSLQSSGKYSITQEMKEKLSDFYGDYSEIDEVYKVIKDVYNKESYLMDTHTAVAYSVYKKYQEKTGDNKKVLIASTASPFKFNRSIINALGIKVDEESDLELLNKLSDYTSLEIPAGLKELKDLPILHNLECPSDKMEATLKEILKVGV, via the coding sequence ATGTTGTTTAAAAGTACAAGAGGCGGGGAAGATAATGTATCTTCTTCGGAAGCAATCTTAAAAGGAATAGCAAAAGATGGGGGGCTATTTGTTCCATCAAGTTTTCCAGAAGTTTATTCAAAATTAAAAGATAAAGTTGATTATGGATATGAAGAATTGGCTGAAAAAATCATAGGCCAATATTTTACTGACATACCAAATGAAGATTTAGTTAGGGCTATTAGTGACGCATACAAAGGAAGATTTAATGTAGAAGTAAAGAATGGATTCCTAGAACTATACCATGGACCTACCTCTGCATTTAAAGATGCAGCACTTCTTTTTCTTCCACAAATAATGAAGAAAGCAAAGAAGGTAATTAATTTCAAAAATGAAATAGTTATATTAACTGCAACTTCAGGTGACACAGGGAAGGCAGCTTTGGAAGGGTTTAGCGGTGTTGAAGGGTTTAAAGTAGTTGTTTATTATCCTAAATCTGGAGTATCAGAGGTTCAAGAAAAGCAAATGAGAACTCAAAGAGGTAATAATGTTTATGTTGTAGCAATAGAAGGAAATTTTGATGATGCTCAAAGAGGGGTAAAAACAATTTTCAGTAATAAAGACCTGAAAGAAGATCTTGAAAAGAGCAATATATCATTATCTTCAGCAAATTCAATCAATATAGGAAGACTAGTTCCTCAAATAGTATATTACTTTTATGGATACTTTAAGTTGATTAGACAAGGGGAAATAAAAGAAGGAGATAATATCAATGTAGCAGTTCCAACAGGAAACTTTGGGAATATACTAGCAGCTTACTACGCAAAACAAATGGGGCTACCTATCGATAAATTAATATGTGCATCTAATGAAAATAATGTATTAACGGACTTCTTCAAGGAGGGGACCTATGATAAAAATAGGGAACTTATCTTAACAGAATCTCCATCTATGGATATACTAGTTTCTTCAAACCTAGAAAGATTATTATATGAACTTTCAGGTAGAAACAGTGAAAAAGTTGAGGAATTAATGAATTCCCTTCAAAGTAGTGGTAAGTATTCCATCACTCAGGAAATGAAGGAGAAGTTAAGTGATTTTTATGGGGATTATTCAGAAATTGATGAAGTATATAAAGTAATAAAGGATGTTTATAATAAAGAAAGTTATTTAATGGATACACACACAGCAGTTGCCTATAGTGTATATAAAAAGTACCAAGAGAAAACTGGTGACAATAAAAAGGTATTAATAGCTTCAACAGCAAGTCCATTTAAGTTTAATAGAAGTATAATAAATGCCCTAGGAATAAAAGTAGATGAAGAAAGTGATTTAGAACTATTAAATAAACTTTCGGATTACACATCTCTAGAAATTCCAGCAGGATTAAAGGAACTTAAGGATCTTCCTATACTTCACAATTTAGAGTGTCCTAGTGATAAAATGGAGGCTACTCTAAAAGAAATATTAAAAGTAGGTGTGTAG
- the clpB gene encoding ATP-dependent chaperone ClpB: MNIEKMTLRVQQSLNDAHEIAVKNNHQSVDSVHLFAALINAEDGLISNILSKMGKDIKSLKSDTDSLLAGMPKVLGSAASSSGVYATRKIEEILIKADKYAEDFKDMYISVEHVFLGIIDIENKNVIGNLLNKYGITKNEFLKVLKEIRGSQRVETQDPEGTYDALSKYGVNLVELAKKHKLDPVIGRDEEIRRTVRILSRRTKNNPVLIGEPGVGKTAIVEGLAERIVRGDIPEGLKDKIIFSLDMGALIAGAKYRGEFEERLKAVLKEVQSSEGRIILFIDEIHTIVGAGKTEGAMDAGNLIKPLLARGELHCIGATTFDEYRQYIEKDKALERRFQPVVIDEPTVEDTISILRGLKERFEIHHGIRIHDSAIVAAAKLSDRYIQGRFLPDKAIDLIDEAGAMIRSEIDSLPTELDEVRRKIFLLETEREALLKEKDPASIARAQSIDKELVELKSKNDEMSAKYEKEKSHISEIRELKKQLDDARGMIEKYEREYDLNKAAELKYGLIPSLEEKIAEKENEVKENYEGALLKEEVTENEISNIVSKWTGIPVTKLVEGEKKKLLRLEEELGERVIGQNEAIQSVTNAVIRARAGLKDENRPIGSFIFLGPTGVGKTELAKTLARTLFDSEENIIRIDMSEYMEKYSVSRLIGAPPGYVGYEEGGQLTEAVRRKPYSVILFDEIEKAHQDVFNVFLQILDDGRLTDNQGKTVDFKNTIIIMTSNIGSSYLLDGSTGGKVSEESKAKVMNEMKARFKPEFLNRVDDIITFSPLSLENIKKIIDIFLIKVKNKMKEKNVTLEITDEAKKLIADEGFDPVYGARPLKRYIENTLETNLAKRIISGEIYDGVTVIIDEKDNSLVFKV, encoded by the coding sequence ATGAATATTGAAAAAATGACTTTAAGGGTGCAGCAATCATTAAATGATGCACATGAAATAGCGGTTAAGAACAATCATCAAAGCGTAGATTCAGTACATCTTTTTGCTGCTCTTATTAATGCAGAAGATGGACTTATTTCAAATATTTTAAGTAAGATGGGAAAGGATATAAAGTCACTAAAATCGGACACTGATTCACTCTTAGCGGGTATGCCTAAGGTGCTAGGTTCAGCAGCATCTTCATCAGGGGTTTATGCTACTAGAAAAATAGAAGAAATACTTATAAAGGCAGATAAATATGCTGAAGATTTTAAAGATATGTATATAAGTGTAGAGCATGTATTCTTGGGGATTATTGACATAGAAAATAAGAATGTAATAGGAAATTTATTAAATAAATATGGTATTACAAAGAATGAATTTTTAAAGGTTTTAAAAGAAATAAGAGGAAGTCAAAGAGTCGAAACACAAGATCCAGAAGGAACATATGACGCTTTAAGCAAATATGGAGTTAACTTAGTTGAATTAGCCAAGAAACATAAGTTAGATCCTGTTATAGGAAGAGATGAAGAAATAAGAAGAACTGTTAGAATTCTTTCTAGAAGAACTAAAAACAATCCTGTACTTATTGGGGAGCCTGGAGTTGGAAAAACTGCCATAGTTGAAGGGTTAGCAGAGAGAATTGTTAGAGGAGATATTCCAGAGGGGTTAAAAGATAAAATAATATTCTCACTAGATATGGGTGCATTAATTGCAGGGGCAAAATATAGAGGAGAATTTGAAGAGAGATTAAAAGCTGTATTAAAAGAAGTTCAGAGTTCAGAAGGTAGAATAATATTATTTATTGATGAAATTCATACAATAGTTGGTGCAGGTAAAACTGAAGGTGCAATGGATGCTGGGAATTTAATTAAACCTCTTTTAGCAAGAGGAGAACTTCACTGTATAGGTGCAACAACCTTTGATGAATATAGACAATATATTGAGAAGGATAAGGCTCTTGAGAGAAGATTCCAGCCAGTAGTAATTGATGAGCCAACAGTAGAAGATACAATATCAATTTTAAGAGGATTAAAGGAAAGATTTGAAATACATCATGGAATAAGAATTCATGATTCTGCAATAGTTGCAGCTGCAAAATTATCAGATAGATATATTCAAGGAAGATTTTTACCAGATAAGGCCATAGACTTGATAGATGAAGCGGGTGCAATGATAAGAAGTGAAATAGATTCCTTGCCAACAGAACTTGATGAGGTAAGAAGAAAGATTTTTCTATTGGAAACTGAAAGAGAAGCATTGCTTAAGGAAAAAGACCCAGCATCAATTGCAAGAGCTCAATCAATAGATAAAGAACTTGTAGAGCTAAAAAGCAAAAATGACGAGATGAGTGCAAAATACGAAAAAGAAAAGTCTCATATATCAGAGATTAGAGAGCTTAAAAAGCAGCTAGATGATGCTAGAGGAATGATTGAAAAATATGAAAGAGAGTACGACTTAAATAAGGCGGCTGAACTTAAATATGGACTTATTCCATCCCTTGAAGAGAAAATAGCCGAAAAAGAAAATGAAGTTAAAGAAAACTATGAGGGAGCTCTTTTAAAGGAAGAAGTTACAGAAAATGAAATATCAAATATAGTATCTAAATGGACTGGAATTCCTGTAACTAAGCTAGTAGAAGGTGAAAAGAAGAAACTTCTAAGATTGGAAGAGGAATTAGGAGAAAGAGTTATAGGCCAAAATGAAGCTATTCAATCAGTTACAAATGCAGTTATAAGAGCAAGAGCAGGACTAAAAGACGAAAATAGGCCAATAGGATCATTCATTTTCTTAGGTCCAACTGGTGTGGGTAAGACTGAATTAGCTAAAACATTAGCAAGAACTCTTTTTGACTCAGAGGAGAACATTATAAGAATTGATATGTCAGAATACATGGAGAAATACTCTGTTTCTAGATTGATAGGAGCCCCTCCAGGATATGTAGGGTATGAGGAGGGTGGTCAGCTAACAGAAGCAGTTAGGAGAAAACCATACTCAGTTATCTTATTTGATGAGATTGAGAAGGCTCACCAAGATGTATTTAATGTATTCCTACAAATTTTAGATGATGGAAGACTAACTGATAATCAAGGTAAAACAGTAGACTTCAAAAATACCATTATAATAATGACTTCAAATATAGGAAGCTCATACTTACTAGATGGAAGCACTGGTGGCAAAGTTTCAGAAGAGTCAAAGGCTAAGGTTATGAATGAAATGAAGGCAAGATTTAAACCGGAATTCTTAAATAGAGTTGATGATATAATAACCTTTAGTCCATTATCATTAGAGAATATTAAGAAAATAATTGATATATTCTTGATTAAGGTTAAAAATAAAATGAAAGAAAAGAATGTAACCCTAGAAATAACCGATGAAGCTAAAAAACTAATTGCTGATGAGGGCTTTGATCCTGTATATGGTGCAAGGCCATTAAAGAGATATATTGAAAATACATTAGAAACAAATCTTGCAAAAAGAATTATTTCTGGAGAAATCTATGATGGAGTAACAGTAATTATCGATGAAAAAGATAATTCTTTAGTTTTTAAGGTTTAA
- a CDS encoding HD domain-containing protein: protein MNNQEIFNEIDKHLLEDQKPSIFLKTLFNNNSLKGTVFHQIERLATIEQSPKYHPEGNVLNHVMLVVDEAANLRDRSSDKRALMWAALLHDIGKLTTTKMRNGRWTSYNHDNVGSEMVGDFIMPFNNDRQLVEKISNLVKYHMHYLYVEKNLPFANIKGLINDISIDEIALLSYADRCGRGELSEKDRINTEKAINNFKSKLNSKKEKMSLQTV, encoded by the coding sequence ATGAATAATCAAGAAATTTTTAATGAAATTGATAAACATCTATTGGAGGACCAAAAGCCTTCAATATTTTTAAAAACTCTCTTTAACAATAACTCATTAAAAGGAACAGTATTTCACCAAATTGAAAGATTAGCTACTATTGAGCAATCTCCTAAATATCACCCAGAAGGAAATGTATTAAATCACGTGATGCTTGTAGTAGATGAAGCTGCAAATCTTAGGGATAGAAGTTCTGATAAAAGAGCTTTAATGTGGGCGGCACTTCTTCATGATATAGGAAAACTAACTACAACTAAAATGAGAAATGGTAGATGGACATCGTATAATCATGATAATGTAGGAAGCGAGATGGTTGGTGATTTTATAATGCCATTTAATAATGATCGTCAATTGGTAGAAAAGATAAGCAATTTAGTAAAATATCATATGCATTATTTGTATGTTGAAAAAAATCTCCCATTTGCAAATATTAAGGGATTAATAAATGATATTTCAATAGATGAAATTGCATTATTATCATATGCTGACAGATGCGGACGAGGAGAACTTTCAGAAAAGGATAGAATTAACACAGAAAAAGCAATTAATAATTTTAAAAGCAAATTAAATAGTAAAAAAGAAAAGATGAGCCTGCAAACAGTGTAG
- a CDS encoding P1 family peptidase, which translates to MNEIKFTDIHGIQLGHAQNLEGCTGCSVVICKEGASGGVDVRGGSPGTRETDLLNPMELVDKVHAVVLSGGSAFGLDASAGVMEYLEKNSIGFDVGVTKVPIVCSAVLFDLVIGSSDIRPDKLMGLQACINSEEYKGDINGNIGAGTGATVGKFKGPEFSMKGGLGTYAVQVGDLQVGAIVAVNALGDIVDTETNTIIAGALSDDKKTFVNTEDFMISQYDKSKNVFSGNTTIGVVVTNAILTKAQANKVASMSHNGYGRAIRPAHTMFDGDTIFALSTNKVNADINVVGLLAAQVMEKAIVRGIKEANSVHGLISYKEFNK; encoded by the coding sequence ATGAATGAGATAAAATTTACCGATATTCATGGAATTCAGCTTGGTCATGCTCAAAATTTAGAAGGATGCACTGGTTGTTCTGTTGTTATTTGTAAAGAAGGTGCTTCTGGAGGTGTTGATGTCCGTGGTGGATCTCCAGGAACAAGAGAAACTGACCTCTTAAATCCTATGGAACTTGTTGATAAAGTTCACGCTGTAGTATTATCTGGTGGAAGTGCCTTTGGCTTAGATGCTTCTGCAGGCGTAATGGAATACTTAGAAAAAAACTCAATAGGTTTTGATGTTGGTGTTACCAAAGTTCCGATTGTCTGTAGTGCTGTATTATTTGACCTTGTTATTGGTAGTTCAGATATTCGCCCTGATAAATTAATGGGCCTTCAAGCCTGTATTAATTCTGAGGAGTATAAGGGCGATATAAATGGAAATATTGGAGCTGGTACAGGAGCAACTGTTGGGAAATTTAAAGGACCTGAATTTTCCATGAAAGGTGGGCTTGGAACTTATGCAGTACAAGTTGGAGATCTTCAAGTAGGTGCAATCGTTGCGGTTAATGCATTAGGTGATATAGTTGATACGGAAACTAATACTATTATCGCTGGTGCTCTATCTGATGATAAAAAAACTTTTGTAAACACTGAAGACTTTATGATTTCACAATATGATAAAAGTAAAAATGTTTTTAGTGGAAATACAACAATAGGAGTCGTTGTTACAAATGCAATACTAACTAAGGCTCAGGCTAATAAAGTGGCATCTATGAGTCATAATGGCTATGGAAGAGCAATTAGACCTGCTCATACAATGTTTGATGGTGATACTATATTTGCTTTATCTACAAACAAAGTAAATGCTGACATAAATGTTGTTGGACTTTTAGCTGCTCAAGTGATGGAAAAGGCTATTGTTCGTGGGATTAAAGAAGCTAATTCAGTTCATGGATTAATTTCCTATAAAGAATTTAATAAATGA
- a CDS encoding transposase has product MPRTARIKVSNGIYHVMVRSISEIKLFKNDYDKIQYLEFLKECQKFYVFKIYAFCLMNNHAHFIIDSCGSDISKVMHRVNLKYSRYYNHKYKRHGHLFQDRFKSKLINSDRYLINLSLYIHNNPKDIKKYRRFPEKYRFSSLGSYLNLKDDEFQIVDKSFINSLIAEDSYMACKRYSEKIRRYSGININEGEFKEEKSQYISGRKIIDRNFTLDSIFKYIKNKYGFGRDMLNIKNRRETLKAKAIVVVLMRSLGNFKGSEISEVLGNITYSRVSKLCGIGINLIISDKEYNDEIYNFLKMA; this is encoded by the coding sequence ATGCCAAGAACAGCAAGAATAAAAGTAAGTAACGGAATTTATCATGTAATGGTAAGAAGCATCTCTGAAATAAAACTTTTTAAAAATGATTATGATAAAATTCAGTATTTAGAGTTTTTAAAAGAATGTCAAAAGTTTTATGTTTTTAAAATTTATGCTTTTTGTTTAATGAATAATCATGCCCATTTCATTATTGATTCTTGTGGAAGTGATATATCAAAAGTAATGCATAGAGTTAATTTAAAGTATTCAAGATATTATAATCACAAATATAAGCGGCATGGACATCTGTTCCAAGACAGATTTAAGAGTAAATTAATAAATAGCGATAGGTATCTTATAAACTTGTCATTATACATACATAATAATCCTAAAGATATTAAAAAATACAGGAGATTTCCTGAGAAATATAGATTTTCAAGCTTAGGTTCTTATTTGAATTTAAAGGATGATGAATTTCAAATAGTTGATAAATCTTTTATAAATTCTTTGATAGCAGAAGATTCATATATGGCATGTAAAAGATATTCGGAGAAGATTAGAAGATATTCAGGAATAAATATTAATGAAGGTGAATTTAAAGAAGAAAAAAGTCAATATATAAGTGGAAGAAAAATTATAGATAGAAATTTCACTTTAGACTCCATTTTTAAATATATAAAAAATAAATATGGTTTTGGACGCGATATGCTTAATATTAAAAATAGAAGAGAAACACTAAAAGCAAAGGCAATTGTGGTAGTCTTAATGAGAAGTTTAGGTAACTTTAAAGGTAGTGAGATTTCTGAAGTTTTAGGGAATATAACTTATTCAAGAGTATCAAAGCTATGTGGAATAGGCATTAATTTAATTATTTCCGATAAAGAATACAATGACGAAATTTATAACTTTTTAAAGATGGCATAA
- a CDS encoding alpha/beta-type small acid-soluble spore protein, giving the protein MARSNRTLVPDAKNGLSKFKNEVASELGVHLKEYNGDITAREAGSIGGEMVKRMVEQYENNIK; this is encoded by the coding sequence ATGGCAAGAAGTAATAGAACATTAGTACCAGATGCAAAAAATGGGCTATCTAAATTTAAAAATGAGGTAGCTAGTGAATTAGGCGTTCACTTAAAAGAATACAATGGAGATATAACTGCTAGAGAAGCAGGTTCAATCGGTGGAGAAATGGTAAAGAGAATGGTTGAACAATATGAAAACAATATAAAATAA
- a CDS encoding YhfC family intramembrane metalloprotease: protein MVSTVSIIFMVITIIISIILPIALVIYFYKKEKISIKTVLIGAVAFFVATQVLEKSVHIAVLTKITVTAEVLKNPILYMLYGGLMAGIFEETARLIIFKFILKDKKEWKDGLAYGLGHGGIEAILLAGLGFLNNLILAIMINSGTYNKLVDTSGVAANTLESAKRALIGMQNYYWLLAGIERIFALGIQVGLSLLVLYAVKERKYKFFFLAIIFHALIDFPAVLYQMGQANILIVEVSAFVSFVIALLFIKKSKVLFTRDV from the coding sequence ATGGTAAGTACAGTTTCAATTATTTTTATGGTTATAACAATAATTATTTCTATTATTTTACCAATAGCTTTAGTAATCTATTTTTATAAAAAAGAAAAAATATCAATAAAAACTGTGTTAATAGGGGCAGTAGCTTTCTTTGTAGCAACGCAGGTATTAGAAAAATCAGTTCATATAGCCGTTTTAACAAAGATAACAGTTACAGCCGAAGTTTTGAAGAATCCAATCTTATATATGTTGTATGGTGGACTAATGGCTGGGATTTTTGAAGAAACTGCTAGGTTGATTATTTTTAAATTTATACTTAAAGACAAAAAAGAATGGAAAGATGGGTTGGCATATGGTTTAGGACACGGAGGAATTGAAGCTATCTTGCTAGCTGGTTTAGGATTTTTAAATAATCTTATTCTAGCAATTATGATAAATTCAGGAACTTATAATAAATTAGTAGATACTTCAGGAGTGGCTGCAAATACACTAGAAAGTGCAAAAAGAGCATTAATTGGTATGCAAAATTATTATTGGCTTTTAGCAGGGATAGAAAGAATATTTGCATTAGGAATTCAAGTAGGACTATCATTACTTGTCTTATATGCGGTAAAAGAGCGAAAATATAAATTTTTCTTCTTAGCAATTATATTCCATGCACTAATTGATTTTCCAGCAGTTCTCTATCAAATGGGACAAGCTAATATACTTATTGTTGAGGTAAGTGCGTTTGTTTCCTTTGTTATAGCATTGCTATTTATTAAAAAATCTAAGGTATTGTTTACTAGAGATGTTTAA
- a CDS encoding ECF transporter S component, with protein sequence MERKTTMTMSIRKLVVTGMLTGITLFLGLTGLGFINIPPVKATIMHVPVIIGAIVEGPVVGAAVGFCFGLFSMYQAFTAPTPTSFIFWNPIIAILPRILIGLFSYYAYASIRKKFPKTGIGVAAVIGTLTNTIFVLGLTYVFYAAKFAQAIGINPSTVGKALFTIGLSNGIPEALVSAIIAVPVISILNKIRS encoded by the coding sequence ATGGAAAGAAAAACAACTATGACTATGAGTATTAGAAAGCTTGTAGTGACAGGTATGCTAACTGGTATCACATTATTTTTAGGGTTAACAGGGCTTGGATTTATAAACATCCCACCAGTTAAAGCAACTATTATGCACGTACCCGTAATTATTGGAGCTATTGTTGAAGGACCAGTAGTTGGAGCTGCAGTAGGATTTTGTTTTGGATTATTCTCAATGTACCAAGCATTTACAGCACCTACGCCAACTTCATTTATATTCTGGAACCCAATAATCGCTATATTGCCTAGAATACTTATCGGTTTATTTTCTTATTATGCTTATGCTTCAATAAGAAAGAAATTTCCTAAGACAGGTATTGGTGTTGCTGCTGTTATTGGAACACTAACAAATACGATTTTTGTTTTAGGACTAACATATGTTTTCTATGCGGCAAAATTTGCACAAGCTATTGGTATCAATCCATCAACAGTTGGAAAAGCCCTTTTCACTATAGGACTTTCAAATGGAATTCCAGAAGCTTTGGTTTCAGCAATAATTGCAGTTCCTGTAATAAGTATTTTAAATAAAATTAGATCGTAA
- a CDS encoding ATP-binding protein, whose protein sequence is MKNSLRVKFKILITLLISVNAVIVIISLYNFFYIKDSINSFYKYNFDSINAVKNMQDITENQHFALLNYISTKNEAYKNNFLDLEKKFYDNYAIQLDRTSENGELDLNNQTKALFIKFFNTGKTTFDSYDKGNSISGYYNEIQNNYNELKQNLDAIYELNNNAMKVKILNSQEKIILSSKFLFISSLIVLFLSILLSNKYLDKLLLPLVNLQNAIRGFKDGNFSFNRPINSGDEIGEIYKEFHNMSKRIKEFKDSTLGQLMEEKNKSLSIVKSISNPLIVLDNNFKCILINDACEDFFKFREASLIGQHILDFITDGDLFDFISKAKEVNFSGASKVMNFHKDSHSFNVSVSTIKNRDSNLNGIIVYFQDITELKKLDKLKQDFISTLSHELKTPLTSIMMGSSMLEESVIIENVDERYRVINTIQEDAENLLNMIDNFLKLTQLETDQNYLNFEIADISDIIKNSIKNFCTISHARNITLNFERIGALPMISIDKEKFSWVVNNLISNSIKYSLDNKQVFISLYSDDKSIILTVQDQGIGISKSQIDKIFDKFYRGNDTSNGTGLGLPLSKQIVELHNGTITCNSVYGSGSIFKVTLPIIGGI, encoded by the coding sequence TTGAAAAATAGCCTTCGGGTAAAATTTAAAATACTTATTACTCTATTAATATCAGTCAATGCAGTTATTGTAATTATTTCGCTATATAACTTTTTCTATATAAAAGATTCTATTAATAGTTTTTATAAATATAATTTTGATAGTATTAATGCTGTTAAAAATATGCAGGATATCACAGAAAACCAGCATTTTGCATTATTAAATTATATTTCTACTAAAAATGAAGCTTATAAGAACAATTTTTTAGATTTAGAAAAAAAGTTTTATGATAATTATGCTATTCAGCTTGATAGAACCTCTGAAAACGGGGAACTTGACTTAAATAATCAAACAAAAGCACTATTTATTAAATTTTTTAATACAGGTAAAACTACTTTTGATTCTTACGATAAAGGAAATAGTATCTCAGGTTATTATAATGAAATACAAAATAATTATAATGAACTTAAGCAAAATTTAGATGCTATATATGAACTTAATAATAATGCTATGAAAGTAAAGATACTAAATTCTCAAGAAAAAATAATCCTTTCTTCGAAATTTTTATTCATATCTTCTTTGATAGTCTTATTTCTAAGTATTCTTTTATCAAATAAATACTTAGATAAACTGCTACTCCCTCTAGTAAACCTTCAGAATGCAATACGTGGCTTTAAAGATGGAAACTTTTCATTTAATAGACCTATTAATTCAGGAGATGAGATAGGCGAAATATATAAAGAATTTCACAATATGTCAAAAAGGATTAAGGAGTTTAAAGACTCAACTTTGGGACAACTTATGGAAGAGAAAAACAAGTCACTATCAATTGTTAAAAGTATATCAAACCCATTAATTGTTTTAGATAACAATTTTAAGTGCATCTTAATAAATGATGCTTGTGAGGATTTCTTTAAATTTCGTGAAGCCTCACTAATAGGACAACATATATTAGATTTTATTACAGATGGAGATTTATTTGATTTTATTTCAAAGGCTAAAGAGGTTAACTTTAGTGGTGCATCTAAAGTTATGAATTTTCATAAAGATAGTCATAGTTTTAATGTATCTGTTTCAACTATAAAAAACCGAGATTCAAACCTAAATGGAATAATAGTGTATTTTCAAGATATTACTGAACTTAAAAAACTTGATAAATTAAAACAGGACTTTATTAGCACTCTTTCACACGAGTTAAAAACTCCATTAACTTCAATTATGATGGGCTCATCAATGCTTGAAGAAAGTGTTATAATTGAAAATGTTGATGAAAGATATAGAGTTATCAACACAATACAAGAAGATGCAGAAAACTTACTTAATATGATTGATAATTTTTTAAAGCTTACTCAATTAGAAACTGATCAAAATTACTTAAATTTTGAGATTGCAGATATTTCTGATATTATTAAAAATTCGATTAAGAATTTTTGTACTATATCTCATGCTAGAAATATAACATTAAATTTTGAAAGAATAGGGGCTTTACCAATGATTTCTATTGATAAGGAGAAGTTTTCTTGGGTTGTTAATAACCTTATCTCTAATTCTATAAAATACTCATTAGATAACAAACAAGTATTTATTTCTTTATATTCCGATGATAAATCAATAATTCTTACCGTACAGGATCAAGGTATTGGTATTAGCAAATCGCAAATAGATAAAATATTTGATAAATTCTATAGAGGCAACGATACATCAAATGGTACCGGACTTGGACTACCTCTATCTAAGCAAATAGTTGAACTTCATAACGGTACAATAACTTGTAATAGTGTATATGGATCAGGAAGTATCTTTAAGGTTACACTTCCAATAATAGGAGGCATATAA